One part of the Salvelinus sp. IW2-2015 unplaced genomic scaffold, ASM291031v2 Un_scaffold3762, whole genome shotgun sequence genome encodes these proteins:
- the LOC112076452 gene encoding high affinity choline transporter 1-like, whose amino-acid sequence MLCFWCSSDWNQTAYGPVPPKERDQADMILPIVLQYLCPPFVSFFGLGAVSAAVMSSADSSILSASSMFARNIYQLAFRQSASDTEIVWVMRVTIFVFGGLATAMALLTGTVYGLWYLSSDLVYVIIFPQLISVLFVKGTNTYGSVAAYVFGLILRIGGGEPYLSLPPFIYYPGWQLEDRIHHLTGEVEHIVVQKFPFKTVSMLASFLGNVAFSYLAKYLFESGKLLPKYDFLDAVLAQHSIENMDKTTLVKRNNIVLSEMAPVKPRLSVQLAAAFTRRDTLAEEDSSPEDSPNHDIRE is encoded by the exons ATGTTGTGTTTCTGGTGTTCCTCAGACTGGAACCAGACTGCGTATGGACCTGTACCTCCCAAGGAGAGGGACCAGGCAGACATGATATTACCCATAGTCCTCCAGTACCTCTGTCCTCCCTTCGTCTCCTTCTTCGGCCTGGGGGCGGTCTCTGCTGCCGTGATGTCATCCGCCGACTCCTCCATCCTATCAGCTAGCTCCATGTTCGCTCGGAACATCTACCAGCTGGCCTTCCGCCAATCG GCATCGGACACCGAGATCGTTTGGGTGATGCGCGTCACCATCTTTGTGTTCGGCGGCCTGGCCACGGCGATGGCGTTGCTAACGGGGACAGTGTACGGGCTGTGGTACCTGAGCTCCGACCTGGTCTACGTTATCATCTTCCCTCAGCTCATCTCTGTTCTCTTCGTCAAGGGAACCAACACGTACGGCTCCGTCGCCGCCTACGTCTTTGGMCTGATCCTGAGGATCGGAGGAGGGGAACCCTACCTCTCGCTACCCCCTTTCATCTACTACCCCGGCTGGCAGCTGGAGGACCGGATCCATCATCTGACTGGAGAGGTGGAGCACATAGTGGTGCAGAAATTCCCTTTTAAGACCGTCTCCATGTTGGCCTCCTTCCTGGGCAACGTGGCTTTCTCCTACCTGGCCAAGTATCTGTTTGAGAGCGGCAAGTTGTTGCCCAAGTATGACTTCTTGGACGCGGTGTTGGCCCAGCACAGTATAGAGAACATGGACAAGACCACGTTGGTCAARCGTAACAACATCGTYCTGTCTGAGATGGCGCCTGTCAAACCGCGGCTCAGCGTTCAACTGGCGGCTGCGTTCACACGCAGAGATACTCTGGCTGAGGAGGACTCTAGTCCCGAAGACAGCCCCAACCACGACATCCGGGAATAA